A region of the Sphingobium yanoikuyae genome:
CAGCTCTGCGGCGGGTCGGCTGCCCCAATCGTCGATCTTCGCACGGCCCGCCACCCACAGGCGGCGGTCGCGCGGCGCACCCAGAATCGCCTGACCCAGTTCCGATTCGGCCTGGCGGAAGGCGATCGTCTTGATCGACCGGCCATCATCGCCCGCCATGATCGCCCGCAAATGGCCATTGCCGACCACATCGGCGCGAATCACCCGCATCGGCCCGGCGGCGATCAACGGCGCGGGCCAGCCTGCGCCATAGGGGCCGCCCGCCTCGATCGCGGCGACGAAGTCGGGATTGACCCCGGCCGGCGCCAGCACCGCGTCGATCAGCAGCGCCCGCTCGTCCCGCGCACGGACAACGGCGGCCGACAGGCGATCGTCCAGGAACTCGGCCAGCGCATCGACCTTGTCGGCCATCACGGTAAGCCCCGCCGCCATCGCATGGCCGCCGCCCGCGACCAGCAGGCCGCTATCCTTGGCCGCCAGCACCGCCGCGCCCAGATCGACGCCGGAAATGGAGCGGCCCGACCCTTTGCCCACGCCATCCTCGTCCAGCGCGACGACGATGGCGGGACGGCCGGCCCGTTCCTTGAGCCGCCCGGCAACGATGCCGATGACGCCGGGATGCCAGCCCGGCCCGGCGACCAGCGCCACGGCCCGATTGTCCTGCGCCGCCAGCAAGGCCTCCGCCTGTTCCTGCACGATCGATTCGATCGCGCGCCGTTCCTCGTTCAACCGATCCAGTTCGGCGGCGATTCGCGCGGCCTCGGCCGGATCTTCGGTGGTCAGCAGCCGCACCCCCAGATCCGCCTTGCCGACACGCCCGCCGGCATTGATGCGCGGCCCGAGCGCGAAGCCCAGATCATGGCAGAGCGGCGCACGATTGAGGCGGCTGGCGTCCATCAGCGCGGCAAGGCCGATATTGCGCCGCTTGGCCATGACCTTGAGCCCCTGCGCCACGAAGGCGCGGTTGAGCCCCTTGAGCTGCGCGACGTCGGCGACGGTGCCGAGCGCGACGATGTCGAGCAACTCCATGATCGCCGGTTCCGGCCGGGTCGCGAACCAGCCGCGCGCGCGCAGCGTCCGCAGCAAGGCCGCACCCAGCAGGAAGGCCATGCCAACGGCGGCGAGATGGCCATGGACGGCCGCGCCCGCATTTTCGTCCAGCCGGTTGGGATTGACCAGCGCCAGCGCCACCGGCAGCGCCGCCGCGCATTTATGATGGTCGACGACGACGACATCGACCCCGGCCGCCTTAGCCATGTCGAGCGCCTCGAACGCCTGCGCGCCGCAATCGACGGTGACGATCAGTTGCGCGCCATCCCCCGCAAGCCGCACCAGCGCCTCGCCCGACGGGCCATAGCCCTCCATCAGCCGGTCGGGGATATAGGGCCGGGCATCCAGGCCAATGTCGCGCAGCAACCGGATCAGCAGCGCCGCGCTGGTCGCGCCATCGACGTCATAATCGCCGAAGATGCGGACATCCTCGCCGCGCTGGACTGCATCGGCCAGCCGCTCGGCCGCCGCATCCATGTCGCGGAACAGGCTGGGGTCGGGCATGAAATGGCGGATGGTCGGGTTGCGATGCGCCTCCACCCCGTCGGGCGGACAGCCGCGCGCCAGCAGCAGCTGCGCCACCAGATCGTCGGGCTGATAGCCGGGCGAACGCGCGTCCGCCCCCAGGCCGCGCCAGCGCCAGGGCTGGCCAGTGATCGAACGGGTGATGTTGAGCGCAAATGTCATGAAGCGGCTCTAGACCGGCGGGGGCACCGATGGAAGCGCCGCGCCGCCGGGCGAAATCGTCACGCAGGCGGAACCGTTGCAAGTCATTGGGCGTATTGCCTGTTTGCCGGACATATGGGATGCCCGGTGCGAAAGGGGCATCGCAGACAGATGAAGAAGCGGCAGGCGAGATATGTTCGGCATGCGCTGGGCATGATCATGGCAGCCGCCTCTCCCCTGCCCCTGATGGCGCAGACGGTTCCGGCCAGCGCCCCCAGCACCACAGC
Encoded here:
- the recJ gene encoding single-stranded-DNA-specific exonuclease RecJ, which gives rise to MTFALNITRSITGQPWRWRGLGADARSPGYQPDDLVAQLLLARGCPPDGVEAHRNPTIRHFMPDPSLFRDMDAAAERLADAVQRGEDVRIFGDYDVDGATSAALLIRLLRDIGLDARPYIPDRLMEGYGPSGEALVRLAGDGAQLIVTVDCGAQAFEALDMAKAAGVDVVVVDHHKCAAALPVALALVNPNRLDENAGAAVHGHLAAVGMAFLLGAALLRTLRARGWFATRPEPAIMELLDIVALGTVADVAQLKGLNRAFVAQGLKVMAKRRNIGLAALMDASRLNRAPLCHDLGFALGPRINAGGRVGKADLGVRLLTTEDPAEAARIAAELDRLNEERRAIESIVQEQAEALLAAQDNRAVALVAGPGWHPGVIGIVAGRLKERAGRPAIVVALDEDGVGKGSGRSISGVDLGAAVLAAKDSGLLVAGGGHAMAAGLTVMADKVDALAEFLDDRLSAAVVRARDERALLIDAVLAPAGVNPDFVAAIEAGGPYGAGWPAPLIAAGPMRVIRADVVGNGHLRAIMAGDDGRSIKTIAFRQAESELGQAILGAPRDRRLWVAGRAKIDDWGSRPAAELHLEDAAWAD